GATTTCGACGCTCAATGATGATGCGTGTTCCATTATTTTCTCCCCATCCAGCGCGTTTTTGCTCTTTCTTAGGGATATATACGATTTCACCTTGGATATATTCTTGTAATTGTTTTAATAGGTTAGGGGGAAGAACGTCCTTCCCGTTCTTGTAACTCATGGTATGAAAACCTCCTCAAATTGTGCAAAGCTAAACTTTGACTGATTTGCAGAGAGTATTCATCGCCCCTTAACCTCCTACCATTCTCAAAAAATGGAATAAAAAAAACACGATCATAATCGTGCCTGTCGGTTGTATATGCAATTATACAATTCAGGTGAACGGTTATTCCACGAATGATATTCAGTTAGGAGACGAGTACCTCTGCGGCGGCCGCAACAATCATCGCTACTGTCATTTTCATTGTGTTCATTAAAAAACACTCCTTTCACCTAATTTGGATTGGAAAACATAGTCAATTCTTACTTTTTGTGTTCACTTCGTGTTCACATTTTTTATTATATGTAAAAAGCGTCTCGCTGTCTACTCGTTAAGTAAATTTAATGCGGAGGCCTTGCGGCCCCCGTTTGGAACAGTGAC
Above is a genomic segment from Paenibacillus sp. HWE-109 containing:
- a CDS encoding CD3324 family protein, with translation MSYKNGKDVLPPNLLKQLQEYIQGEIVYIPKKEQKRAGWGENNGTRIIIERRNQEIFRLYQTGSTVMELIKVFHLSEDSIRKIIVKTREISVSQV